One bacterium genomic window, GAACATCGAGACGCCGCTCGGCCGCATCAGCATCGCGCCCGACCGCGACGTGATCCAGCCGCGCACGTACGTCGCGGTGGTGCGGGGCGGACGGTTCGTCGAACTCGACGTCAAGTAACGTGACGCCCCCGGGCCCTCGCGTTCGCGACCACAACCGCCTGACGACACTCGCTCACGACGTCCGCGAGACAGCGGTGTCGGGCTCGCTGGGGCCGCAACGGGGGTAGGCGCCCGGCCCGGGCGGAGCGCTCCGGCGCTCCGCCCGGGCCGCATCGTACATGGCCGTCTTCCTGCAACAGCTCGTCAACGGCATCTCGCTCGGCTCGGTGTATGCGCTCTTCGCCCTCGGCTTCACTCTCGTCTTCGGCGTGCTCGATATCATCAATCTCGCCCACCCCGCGGTGCTGGCCGTCGGGGCCCTGATCGCGTACACCCTGCTCGTCGACGCGAAAGCCGGCCTCGCGCTCGCGGCCGCGGGCGCCTGTCTGGGGGGCGGTCTCCTCGGCTTGATCCTGGACGCCGTGGCGTTCCGCCCGCTGCGCCGCCGCCGCGCGACCCCGCTGTCGGCGGTGATCACGTCGATCGGCGTCGCGCTCATCATGGTCAATCTCGCGCAGACCGTGTGGGGCACCGAGCCGTTGAACTACCCGCCGGGCACGGTGCCGCTCCGGTTCTTCACCGCCGGGCCGGTGACGGTCAGCCTGCTACAGGGAATCGTCCTGGCGACGGTCGTCGTGCTCATGGTCGGACTCCGGCTGCTGCTGGCCCGCACGCGGCTCGGGCTCGCGATCCGCGCGGTCGCCGAAAACCCGCAGACGGCGAGCCTGCTCGGGATGCCGTTCGACCGCATCGTCGCCTTTACGTTCTTTCTGAGTTCCGCGCTCGGGGCGGCCGCGGGCGTCCTCGTCGGCATGCTGTTCCAGGGCAGCGTGTCGCCGTTCATGGGCGACACCTACGGATTCAAAGGGATCGCCGCGATCATTCTCGGCGGCATGGGCGACATCGCCGGCGCGGTCCTCGGCGGTCTCATCATGGGCGTCGGGGAAGTGATGATCGTGCAGTATCTGAACAGCAGCTATCGCGACGCGGTGGCCTTCGGCCTGCTCTTCCTCGTGCTCGTCTTTCGCCCGACCGGACTGCTCGGACAGCAGCGCGGCCGCGAGGCGTAGACCCGGGCGCATGGCCGCGATCGCCGACCTCTACGCCGCCTACAGCACGATCGTTCTGTTCGCCGGCGTCGCGGCGCTCCTCGCGCTGTCCATTTATGTCACGCTCATGGCGGGCCAGCTCTCGCTCGGCAACGCCGCCCTCGCGGCGATCGGCGGGTACACCGCCGCCATCCTGACGAAAACGTACCACGCCCCGCTGTGGCCGGCGCTGCTGGCCGGCGCGCTGCTGGCGACGTCCGTGGCCTTCCTGATCGGCATCCCGTGCCTGCGGCTTCGGGGCATCTATCTCGCCCTCGCGACGCTGGCGTTCGGCGAGGTGGTGCGGGTCGCGGCGCTCAACTTGAGGATTACCGGAGGCGCGCTCGGCCTCGTCGGCATCGCGCCC contains:
- a CDS encoding branched-chain amino acid ABC transporter permease, coding for MAVFLQQLVNGISLGSVYALFALGFTLVFGVLDIINLAHPAVLAVGALIAYTLLVDAKAGLALAAAGACLGGGLLGLILDAVAFRPLRRRRATPLSAVITSIGVALIMVNLAQTVWGTEPLNYPPGTVPLRFFTAGPVTVSLLQGIVLATVVVLMVGLRLLLARTRLGLAIRAVAENPQTASLLGMPFDRIVAFTFFLSSALGAAAGVLVGMLFQGSVSPFMGDTYGFKGIAAIILGGMGDIAGAVLGGLIMGVGEVMIVQYLNSSYRDAVAFGLLFLVLVFRPTGLLGQQRGREA